The following coding sequences lie in one Metopolophium dirhodum isolate CAU chromosome 5, ASM1992520v1, whole genome shotgun sequence genomic window:
- the LOC132944525 gene encoding eukaryotic translation initiation factor 2A isoform X1, which yields MAIPNIAVRGSTALTLYQSESPYDPVSKFPSDVSSTCKFMLFSPNGKHFAWINNSKVVIVKTSDWKTIAEVDYPKAAQLAYSSKGTFLIVYEPFMTTPSNPKGSPNVHIIKTADGQLVKSLEYRDYKLWTPQWSSDEKICARFLNGDVLFYENSNFDNIVHRIKGLKLNNYSISPGNQPLNILCFIPAKTGPSNGRLFQYPDFNTIVANKSFFQADRVEIFWNQKGTASLMLTSTDVDKTGASYYGKQGLHLITSKGDTSQVIVNKEGPLYNAAWSPSSNEFCVIYGFMPAKATLYNLKCDPVIEFGTGTFNAVYYNPFGNILLLAGFGNVQGNAELWDINGKKKIKKIEIPDTTFLQWSPDGKHFVTATTAPRLKVSNGYKIWHYSGALLHEKPWGKDELYQVVWQNYPQGTFKTPNIVFKAVEGIASSQPIASKQVYRPPHARNSDFKPTSLHEDSSLETKNQSKAYLKMKKKREAKRQAKQMQDVEDSNDDKQNAVKTIDEPKDNEKQLRIKKIQSDLKSINRFKTLQSSGKELDNNQMARLKLENGLLAELKQLQL from the exons atggcTATTCCTAATATAGCAG tCCGAGGCTCTACAGCTTTGACACTGTACCAGAGTGAATCCCCATATGATCCAGTCTCTAAATTTCCATCGGATGTCTCATCGACATGCAAGTTTATGTTGTTCAGTCCGAATGGAAAACATTTTGCTTGGATTAATAATTCCAA GGTCGTAATTGTTAAAACTTCTGATTGGAAGACTATTGCTGAAGTTGACTATCCAAAAGCCGCACAATTAGCATATAGCAGTAAAGGAACTTTTTTGATCGTTTATGAGCCATTTATGa CCACACCAAGTAATCCAAAAGGCAGTCCTAATGTGCACATTATAAAAACGGCTGATGGACAACTAGTGAAAAGTTTAGAATACAGAGATTATAAActttg GACTCCACAGTGGTCTTCTGATGAAAAAATTTGTGCTCGGTTTTTGAATGGCGATGTATTATTTTACGAAAAttctaattttgataatattgtacatagaaTTAAAGGActtaaactcaataattattcaatatctCCAGGAAATCAACCACTTAATATTCTTTGCTTTATTCCAG ctAAAACTGGCCCTTCTAATGGTCGTCTATTTCAATATCCagattttaatacaattgttgccaataaaagtttttttcag gcTGATAGAGTAGAAATATTTTGGAACCAGAAAGGAACAGCATCATTAATGTTAACAAGTACCGATGTAGACAAAACAGGAGCATCGTATTATGGTAAACAAGGTCTACATCTGATAACTTCAAAAGGAGACACTTCCCAGGTTATAGTGa ATAAAGAAGGCCCTTTATATAATGCTGCCTGGAGTCCATCTTCAAATGAATTCTGTGTTATCTATGGTTTTATGCCAGCAAAAGCaactttatataatttaaagtgcGACCCAGTAATAGAATTTGGAACTGGAACATTTAATGCTGTCTACTACAATCCATTTGGGAATA TTCTTCTCTTAGCTGGGTTTGGTAACGTGCAAGGAAATGCAGAGTTATGGGATATAAATGGCaagaaaaagattaaaaaaatagaaataccaGATACTACATTTCTTCAATGGTCTCCGGATGGTAAACATTTTGTAACAGCTACAACTGCACCACGACTAAAAGTAAGTAATGGCTATAAAATTTGGCACTATAGTGGTGCATTACTACATGAAAAACCTTGGGGAAAAGATGAACTATATCAAGTTGTTTGGCAAAATTATCCTCAAGGTACTTTTAAAACACCCAACATAGTTTTCAAAGCTGTTGAAGGAATTGCTTCTAGTCAACCAATTG CTTCTAAACAAGTTTATCGGCCACCGCATGCCCGAAATTCTGATTTTAAACCCACTAGCTTACATGAAGATTCATCGTTAGAAACaa aaaaccaaTCAAAAGCTTAtttaaagatgaaaaagaaacgTGAAGCTAAACGACAAGCAAAGCAAATGCAAGATGTAGAAGACTCAAACGACGATAAACAAAATGCTGTAAAAACAATTGATGAACCCAAAGATAACGAAAAACAATTAaggattaaaaaaattcaatct GATTTAAAAAGCATCAATCGTTTCAAAACTTTACAATCTTCAGGTAAAGAATTGGATAACAATCAAATGGCAAgattaaaacttgaaaatggTTTATTAGCTGAACTGAAACAACTGcagttgtaa
- the LOC132944525 gene encoding eukaryotic translation initiation factor 2A isoform X2, whose protein sequence is MIQSLNFHRMSHRHASLCCSVRMENILLGLIIPTTPSNPKGSPNVHIIKTADGQLVKSLEYRDYKLWTPQWSSDEKICARFLNGDVLFYENSNFDNIVHRIKGLKLNNYSISPGNQPLNILCFIPAKTGPSNGRLFQYPDFNTIVANKSFFQADRVEIFWNQKGTASLMLTSTDVDKTGASYYGKQGLHLITSKGDTSQVIVNKEGPLYNAAWSPSSNEFCVIYGFMPAKATLYNLKCDPVIEFGTGTFNAVYYNPFGNILLLAGFGNVQGNAELWDINGKKKIKKIEIPDTTFLQWSPDGKHFVTATTAPRLKVSNGYKIWHYSGALLHEKPWGKDELYQVVWQNYPQGTFKTPNIVFKAVEGIASSQPIASKQVYRPPHARNSDFKPTSLHEDSSLETKNQSKAYLKMKKKREAKRQAKQMQDVEDSNDDKQNAVKTIDEPKDNEKQLRIKKIQSDLKSINRFKTLQSSGKELDNNQMARLKLENGLLAELKQLQL, encoded by the exons ATGATCCAGTCTCTAAATTTCCATCGGATGTCTCATCGACATGCAAGTTTATGTTGTTCAGTCCGAATGGAAAACATTTTGCTTGGATTAATAATTCCAA CCACACCAAGTAATCCAAAAGGCAGTCCTAATGTGCACATTATAAAAACGGCTGATGGACAACTAGTGAAAAGTTTAGAATACAGAGATTATAAActttg GACTCCACAGTGGTCTTCTGATGAAAAAATTTGTGCTCGGTTTTTGAATGGCGATGTATTATTTTACGAAAAttctaattttgataatattgtacatagaaTTAAAGGActtaaactcaataattattcaatatctCCAGGAAATCAACCACTTAATATTCTTTGCTTTATTCCAG ctAAAACTGGCCCTTCTAATGGTCGTCTATTTCAATATCCagattttaatacaattgttgccaataaaagtttttttcag gcTGATAGAGTAGAAATATTTTGGAACCAGAAAGGAACAGCATCATTAATGTTAACAAGTACCGATGTAGACAAAACAGGAGCATCGTATTATGGTAAACAAGGTCTACATCTGATAACTTCAAAAGGAGACACTTCCCAGGTTATAGTGa ATAAAGAAGGCCCTTTATATAATGCTGCCTGGAGTCCATCTTCAAATGAATTCTGTGTTATCTATGGTTTTATGCCAGCAAAAGCaactttatataatttaaagtgcGACCCAGTAATAGAATTTGGAACTGGAACATTTAATGCTGTCTACTACAATCCATTTGGGAATA TTCTTCTCTTAGCTGGGTTTGGTAACGTGCAAGGAAATGCAGAGTTATGGGATATAAATGGCaagaaaaagattaaaaaaatagaaataccaGATACTACATTTCTTCAATGGTCTCCGGATGGTAAACATTTTGTAACAGCTACAACTGCACCACGACTAAAAGTAAGTAATGGCTATAAAATTTGGCACTATAGTGGTGCATTACTACATGAAAAACCTTGGGGAAAAGATGAACTATATCAAGTTGTTTGGCAAAATTATCCTCAAGGTACTTTTAAAACACCCAACATAGTTTTCAAAGCTGTTGAAGGAATTGCTTCTAGTCAACCAATTG CTTCTAAACAAGTTTATCGGCCACCGCATGCCCGAAATTCTGATTTTAAACCCACTAGCTTACATGAAGATTCATCGTTAGAAACaa aaaaccaaTCAAAAGCTTAtttaaagatgaaaaagaaacgTGAAGCTAAACGACAAGCAAAGCAAATGCAAGATGTAGAAGACTCAAACGACGATAAACAAAATGCTGTAAAAACAATTGATGAACCCAAAGATAACGAAAAACAATTAaggattaaaaaaattcaatct GATTTAAAAAGCATCAATCGTTTCAAAACTTTACAATCTTCAGGTAAAGAATTGGATAACAATCAAATGGCAAgattaaaacttgaaaatggTTTATTAGCTGAACTGAAACAACTGcagttgtaa